CCAGGATGGCAGCTTATATGTCTACAGCCCGGGTCCCGAAGCGGGCTTGCAGAAACTTGGACTGACCGTTAAGCAATTGGTCGACCAGACACCATACTCGGGTATTCAGCCCGCTGTGACCTATACCGCTCGCAAAGAGACCACGCTGTACACCATTGACGCCCGGACGGGCAGTATCATTCGTGTGTTCAGCTCACGTGGCCCATTCACAACCGGACAGGAGTGTCGTAAAGTGGATGGCGTCGACGCGGATGGTGAGGAGTGCGAGACCACCTCCGGCACACTGGTGCTGGGTCGTGTGGAATATGCCGTGGCAATTCAGAATACCGAGACGGGAGACCCGATCTGTACCCTGAAGTACTCTGAGTGGGCTCCCAACAATCGTGACATGGATCTCCAGAGCCAGTACTATCGCACGATGGACCAGAGCCACATTTACAGCATGCACGACGGTGTGGTGCTGGGCTTTGACCATTCTCGAATGGACCGACCGCGATACACCCAGCGTTTCTCGTCCCCAGTGGCGCGTGTCTTTGATGTCGTGCGGCCGGCGAACCAAGATGCCCCCGATGCTTCCGTTCCCCTGGTGCTCCTGTCACAACCTCTGCAGCCACCCGACCCAGACTACGGTACCTTGGATGATCGCGACACGCGAGTCTACATTGATTCCACAAATGCCGGAGGATGGTATGCTTTGTCCGAGGAGACATACCCCCTCGTGACTGGCCGAGCTCCAATGGCCCAGTGTTATGACAAAGATTTCTTTCGCAAAGGCCAGCCGCTCATGAGCTTGACCCCCAGCCAACAACGCGATGCACTCTCCGGTGTTCACTCCCTGAACGGGCCCCGCATCACCCCGTCGATCCCTCGGCTGGGCAGCTCCTCAACGACTCCGATTGCGAACGATATACCCAGGGAAGTTCTTCGGACCCCATCAGAGCTGGCTTTGCCCCCGGCTCTTCGGCACAGCGCCATCATTCGCAAAAGTTGGGACAATGCTTTGGATATTGTGGTCACGCTCATCCTGCTGTTCGTCGGTACTTTCATCTACTTTAACTCCCACCACATCCGCGATCTCGCCAAGCAGAAACTGGATATCAAAAATATGATCAGCTCAAATGACAAATCATCGCTCTCGGCTCCCCCCACGCCAATCGTTGGTCGCGCACCGGACCTCAACCGACCTTCCACTCCCACTCCCCGGCTCCCTGATGTCAccgttgatgttgatgtccCCAAGGAGGACACCGAGGGTGATTCGACTCCTCGTCCCTCGCGTGATCACAGCGTGCCGGCATCGTCGACACCCCGTGTGCAGATCCGGGAACCCTCTCGGGGGCCCGATGACGCCGAAGGAGACGATGGTGCTCAAGATCCCGACAAACcattgaagaagaaacccCGCAAGCGTGGTACACGTGGTGGCAAATCCCATCGCAAGACCAAAAAACCGAGCGCCGAGGGTGACGCTGCCTTGGCTGACCGCGTCGTTGAGCAAGTGAACAACATGGCCCCTCAGTCTCGTCTCGAGCCCGATGTGCAGATGGCTCGTACCGTCTCTAACGAAATCGTTGAGATGGACGGGGTGATCCGAATCGGCCGACTGGAAGTCTTCACGGATGTTGTTCTGGGACATGGTAGCCATGGCACTGTGGTCTACCGAGGCCGCTTTGACGGTCGCAACGTCGCCGTCAAACGCATGCTGATGGAGTTTTACGACATTGCAGCCCATGAGGTTGGTTTGCTGCAAGAAAGTGACGATCACCACAATGTTATCCGTTACTTCTGCCGGGAGCAGGCTGCTGGATTCTTGTACATCGGGTTGGAGCTCTGCCCAGGATCATTGCAAGACGTCATTGAACGGCCTTCACAACTTCCTGAGTTGGTCCAAGGAGGTCTTGACCTGCCGGATGTGTTGAAACAGATCACTCAAGGAGTCCGCTACTTGCATTCCCTGAAGATTGTCCATCGTGACTTGAAACCCCAAAACATCTTGGTTGCCATGTCTCGTGGCCGATCGACCTCTCGATCTTTGCGACTGCTCATTTCCGATTTTGGGCTCTGTAAGAAGCTCGAGGACAATCAAAGCTCCTTCCGGGCCACCACCGCGCACGCCGCTGGAACATCGGGATGGCGGGCGCCAGAGTTGTTGGTCGATGACGACAACATGCCCATGAGCTCCGAATCGCAGCATACCGAATCCTCTGAACCAGCTGTTGTGGATCCCCAGACTAACCGCCGAGCGACTCGCGCCATTGATATTTTCTCCTTGGGTTGCGTGTTCTACTACGTTCTCACCCGGGGTAGTCACCCCTTCGATAAGAATGGAAAGTTCATGCGAGAAGCCAATATTGTCAAAGGTCACTTTGACCTGGAGGAGCTAAACCGGTTGGGTGACTACGCTTTCGAAGCCGACGATCTGATTCGGTCGATGTTGTCCCTCGATCCTCGTCAACGGTATGTCTTCAAAAATACGCGCAACACTCGAGATTGCATGCAACTGAccttgtttttcccccatcaATATAGACCTGATGCCAGCCACGTTTTGATGCACCCTTTCTTCTGGCCTCCCTCAGATCGACTGAGCTTCCTTTGTGACGTGTCGGACCATTTTGAATTTGAGTCTCGCGATCCGCCCTCGGATGCTCTGCTTTGTTTGGAATCCGTGGCCGAGCAGGTCATGGGTCCTGAGATGGACTTCCTGCGTCTGCTTCCTCGCGACTTTAAGGACAATCTGGGCAAGCAGCGGAAGTACACCGGAGGCAGGATGTTGGATCTTCTGCGTGCTTTGCGCAACAAGCGCAACCACTATAACGATATGCCAGAAGGTCTCAAGGCTCACATCGGCGGTCTGCCCGAAGGCTACCTGAACTTCTGGACGGTCCGCTTCCCCAGTCTGCTCATGAGCTGCCACTGGGTGATCACCGAACTCGGATTGATGAAGATTGATCGTTTTCAGCGATACTTCACGCCTCCCGAGTGACGATATCGAAATGACTACTCGGTGAGATGGCGGTGGATAGGGTTAGATGCTGTATGGTTTCATTCAGTTAGTGTACCTTGCCTCAGATAGTTGTCAGCATCGGTCAATGAAGCCAATTCTTCCCGTGCTGTTGTCTACTTGCTACTCATCTCTACGTTAGATAAATTGAATTCCGAagttttcttcatctcccttGCTACGCTCTTCCAACCGTACTATTTGGCTGATGACCAATAggtctcttcctttctttgtttGCTCGTTTGCTGCCGAGTTGGCTGGTT
The nucleotide sequence above comes from Penicillium oxalicum strain HP7-1 chromosome II, whole genome shotgun sequence. Encoded proteins:
- a CDS encoding Serine/threonine-protein kinase ppk4, with protein sequence MRWRLPGACLTLPASVALILLPILVAPQQQSDPYDFSVPRASVPSAPVEGDALYSRAATLAAPPVVKSNDASALATLALAGSGRAVRAPPVRASSTAAGLASQLNARSLQDWEVEDFVLLATVDGTIHARDRKTGASRWALEVPSSPLVESIYHRANRSSFDDTQPEDDFLWIVEPSQDGSLYVYSPGPEAGLQKLGLTVKQLVDQTPYSGIQPAVTYTARKETTLYTIDARTGSIIRVFSSRGPFTTGQECRKVDGVDADGEECETTSGTLVLGRVEYAVAIQNTETGDPICTLKYSEWAPNNRDMDLQSQYYRTMDQSHIYSMHDGVVLGFDHSRMDRPRYTQRFSSPVARVFDVVRPANQDAPDASVPLVLLSQPLQPPDPDYGTLDDRDTRVYIDSTNAGGWYALSEETYPLVTGRAPMAQCYDKDFFRKGQPLMSLTPSQQRDALSGVHSLNGPRITPSIPRLGSSSTTPIANDIPREVLRTPSELALPPALRHSAIIRKSWDNALDIVVTLILLFVGTFIYFNSHHIRDLAKQKLDIKNMISSNDKSSLSAPPTPIVGRAPDLNRPSTPTPRLPDVTVDVDVPKEDTEGDSTPRPSRDHSVPASSTPRVQIREPSRGPDDAEGDDGAQDPDKPLKKKPRKRGTRGGKSHRKTKKPSAEGDAALADRVVEQVNNMAPQSRLEPDVQMARTVSNEIVEMDGVIRIGRLEVFTDVVLGHGSHGTVVYRGRFDGRNVAVKRMLMEFYDIAAHEVGLLQESDDHHNVIRYFCREQAAGFLYIGLELCPGSLQDVIERPSQLPELVQGGLDLPDVLKQITQGVRYLHSLKIVHRDLKPQNILVAMSRGRSTSRSLRLLISDFGLCKKLEDNQSSFRATTAHAAGTSGWRAPELLVDDDNMPMSSESQHTESSEPAVVDPQTNRRATRAIDIFSLGCVFYYVLTRGSHPFDKNGKFMREANIVKGHFDLEELNRLGDYAFEADDLIRSMLSLDPRQRYVFKNTRNTRDCMQLTLFFPHQYRPDASHVLMHPFFWPPSDRLSFLCDVSDHFEFESRDPPSDALLCLESVAEQVMGPEMDFLRLLPRDFKDNLGKQRKYTGGRMLDLLRALRNKRNHYNDMPEGLKAHIGGLPEGYLNFWTVRFPSLLMSCHWVITELGLMKIDRFQRYFTPPE